The following nucleotide sequence is from Chryseobacterium sp. CY350.
CATTTAGGTTCGCTGGAAGCATATGTTGGTTACAAATTATTTGACAGAACCGGGAGAAAAATGATACCTACAGAAAGAGGAAAAGTTTTATTCAACGCAGTTTCTGATCCGTTGACAAGATTGGAAGATGTAGAAAAAAACTTTCAGAAATCAACAGAAAAACATACGCCGACAATTAGTGTAGGAATGTGTTTTGAAACTTTTCAGACGACTTTAGAACAATATGTTTCCACATTACCGTTTAATTTAATTATCAGTTTTGGTGAATATCCAGAAATGCTGGATCAGTTGGATAAAGGAATTTTAGATTTAATTATCACCCCAAAAAAGGGAGCTTCGCCTAATATTTTACATGAAGCATTTTCTTCTGAACAGATCATCTTAGTTGGCGGAAAAAATATTGATAAAGAAAGTTTCAGAGAAACTGTAGATTCAAAAGGAATTGAGCATGCCGAAGAATGGCTGAAACAGGAAAAATGGTACGGAACAACAGGTGATATGGAACATCTTTTTCAATTCTGGACTTTAAATTTTGGCCATAAACCATATTTCCGCCCTAATTATATTGTTCCTAATTTAAATTCGATCATTCGTTGCCTGAAAGGTGGAACGGGATTGGCAGTAATTCCTGACTTTTTATGTAAAAGCGAAATAGAAAGTGGTGAAGTGAAACTTATTTGGGAAGGCGAGAAAAAACTGGAAAATACACTGTATTTCGGATGTCGAAAAAAGACAATTTACCAAGAGGAAATAGATCATATCAAAGGTTTGTTCCGAGAGATGATGGGGAAAATTAATTAAGAAATTACGAATTACGAATTTTACAGATAATATTTTTAAACTAAAAAAAGCGATTATGCAACAAAAAACATACACAGGACAGCCTGTACTTACATTGAACAACGGAGTTGATATTCCAGCTTTAGGTTTTGGCGTCTGGCAAATGGAAGACTTGAAAGAGTGCGAAAATGCTGTTATTAAAGCTATCCAGACTGGTTACAGAATGATTGATACGGCATCCATTTATCAAAATGAAACTGCGGTCGGAAATGCTGTGAAAAATAGTGGTGTCAATAGAGATGAGCTTTTCATCACATCAAAACTGTGGGTTCAAAGTCATGGTTATGAGAACGCTAAAAGTGCTTTCCAGAGAACGCTTGACAGGTTGCAGCTTGATTATCTCGATATGTATCTTATTCACTGGCCTTTCGGAGATTTTTTGGGAGCCTGGAAAGCGATGGAAGAATTGTACCAGGAAGGAAAAATAAAGGCAATCGGAGTCTGCAACTTTACAATTGAGAAACTGGAAGAATTAAAGGCAAACTCAAATGTGCTGCCTGTGATTAATCAGATTGAATTGCATCCTTTGTTCCAGCAAAAAGAACTTCAGGTTTACAATAGGGAAAATAATATCGTTACTCAACCGTGGAGCCCGCTTGGTAACGGAAACGCAGGACTTTTAGATAATGAAGATTTAAAAAATATTGCAGAAAAATATCAAAAAACTGTTGCTCAGATTATTTTAAGATGGCATTTGCAGGAAGGTTTCTGCGTGATTCCAAAGTCTGTTACTCCATCTAGAATCGAAGAAAATTTCAATGTTTTTGATTTTGAATTATCAGAAGACGAGATTAATATTGTTCGCTCTTTAAATACCGGAAAAAGATTATTTTTTGACCCGAAAGATCCGGCTTGGGAAGAAAAAATGCTGAATTCTGTTGCGGATATTTAATTACTGATAAAATTCATCTTTGAAAAGAGCATATCAACTAAAGAAGCAATCTATTTTGCTTCTTTTTTTATTACATTTAAATAAAATAACTTTATGTTTTTCCCGGATATAATTTCACAAAAAAACTCAATATAAAATATCCCATTATTCAGGCTCCTATGTTTGGAGTGAGTACGCCAAAAATGGTTGCTGCTGCAAATAATGCAGATTGTTTGGGAACTTTAGCTTTGGCAGATCTTACTGCGGAAAAGTCGGTTGAATTGATTCGTGAAACCAAAAAACTGACAGATAAACATTTCGCAGCGAATATTTTCGTTCACAAAATTCCTGAAATTACGGATTCTTTGAAGTTGAAATTTATCAAAACAAAACAGTTTATCGAGCAACTTGCCACAGAAAATAATCTTAAAGTCA
It contains:
- a CDS encoding aldo/keto reductase, yielding MQQKTYTGQPVLTLNNGVDIPALGFGVWQMEDLKECENAVIKAIQTGYRMIDTASIYQNETAVGNAVKNSGVNRDELFITSKLWVQSHGYENAKSAFQRTLDRLQLDYLDMYLIHWPFGDFLGAWKAMEELYQEGKIKAIGVCNFTIEKLEELKANSNVLPVINQIELHPLFQQKELQVYNRENNIVTQPWSPLGNGNAGLLDNEDLKNIAEKYQKTVAQIILRWHLQEGFCVIPKSVTPSRIEENFNVFDFELSEDEINIVRSLNTGKRLFFDPKDPAWEEKMLNSVADI
- a CDS encoding LysR family transcriptional regulator, which gives rise to MVNLEWYRTFKAIYKTGTLTGAADSLFISQPGVSLHLGSLEAYVGYKLFDRTGRKMIPTERGKVLFNAVSDPLTRLEDVEKNFQKSTEKHTPTISVGMCFETFQTTLEQYVSTLPFNLIISFGEYPEMLDQLDKGILDLIITPKKGASPNILHEAFSSEQIILVGGKNIDKESFRETVDSKGIEHAEEWLKQEKWYGTTGDMEHLFQFWTLNFGHKPYFRPNYIVPNLNSIIRCLKGGTGLAVIPDFLCKSEIESGEVKLIWEGEKKLENTLYFGCRKKTIYQEEIDHIKGLFREMMGKIN